A stretch of the Acidobacteriota bacterium genome encodes the following:
- a CDS encoding NADH-quinone oxidoreductase subunit J: MPALSGELVVFTIASVLAIGFALAMVVQKTPVRSVLSLVVTFMGLAIFSIQLAAPFIAVLMIFVYAGAILVLFLFVIMLLNLSQEATEEDTRPVQRWLGLVAALGLGGLLSGAALRAPMPKGAAPALTPLADEIPTIGRLLFSDYLLAFEALSFLLLVAAVGALLLSKRRFE, translated from the coding sequence ATGCCGGCCCTCAGCGGAGAGCTCGTCGTCTTCACGATCGCATCCGTGCTCGCGATCGGGTTCGCCCTCGCGATGGTCGTCCAGAAGACGCCCGTGAGGAGCGTCCTCTCGCTCGTCGTGACGTTCATGGGCCTCGCGATCTTCTCGATCCAGCTCGCGGCGCCGTTCATCGCGGTCCTCATGATCTTCGTCTACGCCGGCGCCATCCTCGTCCTCTTCCTCTTCGTCATCATGCTGCTCAACCTGAGCCAGGAAGCGACCGAGGAGGACACCCGACCCGTCCAGCGCTGGCTGGGGCTCGTGGCCGCGCTCGGCCTCGGCGGCCTCCTGTCCGGCGCGGCCCTCCGGGCGCCGATGCCGAAGGGCGCCGCCCCCGCTCTGACGCCGCTCGCCGACGAGATCCCGACGATCGGCCGGCTCCTCTTCTCCGACTACCTCCTCGCGTTCGAGGCGCTCTCCTTCCTGCTCCTCGTGGCCGCGGTCGGCGCGCTCCTCCTCTCGAAGAGGAGGTTCGAATGA
- the nuoH gene encoding NADH-quinone oxidoreductase subunit NuoH, which translates to MLPNLIWMERRVAGLIQDRPGPNRVGPFGLLQAIADTLKMFMKEDVVPLYADRVLHTLAPFILLVPAMATFAVIPFGSKIPLFGREIPLVVADVNIGILYVFALTSVGVYGLVLAGWASNNKFALMGGIRSSAQVISYELSMGLAAIATLMAAGSLRLTRVVEYQAGGTFLGFLPLWNCFTQPLGCIIFIIAAFAETNRIPFDLPEAEAELVAGYHTEYSGFRFGAFFMAEYLNLVASSMMMATLYFGGWSLPFLPHAGLLGGLLSVVVFFAKTMCFIFLFMWVRWTLPRFRFDQLMDIGWKALLPLSLLNLLWTGALVLLKVI; encoded by the coding sequence ATGCTCCCGAACCTCATCTGGATGGAGCGCCGCGTCGCGGGCCTCATCCAGGACCGCCCGGGCCCGAACCGCGTCGGTCCGTTCGGCCTCCTGCAGGCCATCGCGGACACCCTGAAAATGTTCATGAAGGAGGACGTCGTCCCGCTCTACGCGGACCGCGTCCTGCACACGCTCGCGCCGTTCATCCTGCTCGTTCCGGCTATGGCGACGTTCGCCGTCATCCCCTTCGGCTCGAAGATTCCGCTCTTCGGCCGCGAGATTCCGCTCGTCGTCGCGGACGTGAACATCGGGATCCTGTACGTCTTCGCGCTCACCTCGGTCGGCGTCTACGGCCTCGTCCTCGCGGGCTGGGCGTCGAACAACAAGTTCGCGCTCATGGGCGGCATCCGCTCGTCCGCGCAGGTCATCAGCTACGAGCTCTCGATGGGCCTCGCCGCGATCGCGACGCTCATGGCGGCGGGCTCCCTGCGCCTCACGCGCGTCGTCGAATACCAGGCGGGCGGCACGTTCCTGGGGTTCCTGCCGCTCTGGAACTGCTTCACCCAGCCGCTCGGCTGCATCATCTTCATCATCGCGGCGTTCGCCGAGACGAACCGCATTCCCTTCGACCTTCCCGAGGCCGAAGCCGAGCTCGTCGCGGGCTACCACACGGAATACTCGGGCTTCCGGTTCGGCGCGTTCTTCATGGCCGAGTACCTGAACCTCGTCGCCTCCTCGATGATGATGGCGACGCTCTACTTCGGCGGCTGGTCTCTCCCGTTCCTCCCGCACGCCGGGCTCCTCGGCGGCCTCCTGTCGGTCGTCGTCTTCTTCGCGAAGACGATGTGCTTCATCTTCCTGTTCATGTGGGTCCGCTGGACCCTTCCCCGCTTCCGGTTCGACCAGCTCATGGACATCGGCTGGAAGGCCCTGCTGCCGCTCTCGCTCCTCAACCTCCTCTGGACGGGGGCGCTCGTGCTCCTGAAGGTGATCTGA
- the nuoE gene encoding NADH-quinone oxidoreductase subunit NuoE, translating to MSGGANVPVAEQAGLPRTGEHGALSCGKALSFSKEARAELDRLLTRYPTKQAALLPTLWLAQKEWGWISREAVDAVASLLGLAPAFVWGVVTFYTMYNRAPVGKHLIQVCTSISCHLNGAEEVFHECKKRLGGLKTGETSKDGKYTVIEVECLAQCDKAPAVMVNDDDYAVITKDNLDAFLKGLG from the coding sequence GTGAGCGGCGGAGCGAACGTCCCCGTAGCCGAGCAGGCCGGACTCCCCCGCACGGGCGAGCACGGCGCCCTTTCCTGCGGAAAGGCCCTCTCCTTCTCGAAGGAAGCGCGCGCCGAGCTCGACCGCCTCCTCACCCGCTATCCGACGAAGCAGGCCGCGCTCCTCCCGACCCTCTGGCTCGCCCAGAAGGAATGGGGCTGGATCTCGCGCGAGGCCGTGGACGCCGTCGCCTCACTGCTCGGCCTCGCGCCCGCGTTCGTGTGGGGAGTCGTGACCTTCTACACGATGTACAACCGCGCGCCCGTCGGCAAGCACCTCATCCAGGTCTGCACGTCCATCTCGTGTCACCTGAACGGCGCCGAAGAGGTGTTCCACGAGTGCAAGAAGCGGCTCGGCGGCCTGAAGACCGGCGAGACGTCGAAGGACGGCAAGTACACGGTGATCGAGGTCGAGTGCCTCGCCCAGTGCGACAAGGCGCCGGCCGTGATGGTCAACGACGACGACTACGCGGTGATCACGAAGGACAACCTCGACGCGTTCCTGAAGGGTCTGGGCTGA
- a CDS encoding acyl carrier protein, with protein MSSEDLKPRVKELIVRQLKLDVDPASIKDDTPLFGDADGGLGLDSIDALELVLGVEKEFGIKVQDEEVGVKAFASVNALCEFIRAKAA; from the coding sequence TTGTCATCAGAGGACTTGAAGCCACGCGTGAAGGAATTGATCGTCCGGCAGCTGAAGCTGGACGTGGACCCGGCCTCCATCAAGGACGACACCCCCCTCTTCGGGGACGCCGACGGCGGACTCGGCCTCGACTCCATCGACGCGCTCGAGCTCGTGCTCGGCGTGGAGAAGGAGTTCGGGATCAAGGTGCAGGACGAAGAGGTCGGCGTGAAGGCGTTCGCCTCCGTGAACGCCCTCTGCGAGTTCATCCGCGCGAAGGCCGCATGA
- a CDS encoding glycosyltransferase family 2 protein has product MFDKISGEFRPAALVPAFRCASTVGGVVAGLKSVVPEVLVVDDGSGDGTADAARAAGARVLVRPANGGKGSALRDGLAVLLNEPVSHVAFVDADGQHDPADLPALLSAAKGGADFVIGSRLKDTATMPAKNYWANTIGDKVLGRMTGLPVEDGQSGYRVITADLLRTLNLRAERYSIENEILIKAAPRVRRFAAVPVKTIYGVRSHYRPFRDTWITSWLSVYYKTLDSDAS; this is encoded by the coding sequence ATGTTCGACAAGATTTCCGGAGAGTTTCGCCCCGCCGCGCTCGTGCCCGCCTTCCGCTGCGCCTCGACGGTTGGCGGCGTGGTCGCGGGGCTGAAGAGCGTCGTCCCGGAGGTCCTGGTCGTGGACGACGGGAGCGGCGACGGCACCGCCGACGCGGCCCGCGCCGCTGGAGCCCGCGTCCTCGTCCGACCCGCGAACGGGGGGAAGGGTTCGGCCCTGAGAGACGGACTCGCCGTGCTCCTGAACGAGCCCGTGTCGCACGTCGCGTTCGTGGATGCGGACGGCCAGCACGATCCGGCCGACTTGCCGGCCCTCCTTTCGGCCGCGAAGGGCGGGGCGGACTTCGTCATCGGGTCGCGCCTGAAAGACACGGCGACGATGCCCGCGAAGAACTACTGGGCGAACACCATCGGCGACAAGGTGCTGGGCCGCATGACGGGCCTGCCCGTCGAGGACGGCCAGTCGGGCTACCGCGTGATTACGGCGGATCTCCTCCGGACGCTCAACCTCCGCGCCGAGCGGTATTCAATCGAGAACGAGATCCTCATCAAGGCCGCGCCTCGCGTCCGCCGCTTCGCCGCGGTGCCCGTGAAGACGATCTACGGCGTGCGCTCGCACTACCGTCCGTTCCGCGACACGTGGATCACGTCCTGGCTTTCCGTGTATTACAAGACGCTCGATTCCGACGCGTCATAA
- a CDS encoding 3-oxoacyl-ACP reductase FabG: MTDAPRARVALVTGASRGIGRAVGERLAADGYHAVLTYRADAAGAEAAVEAIRAAGGSGEAVKCDVTSAADITALADRLDKEREGIDVLVNNAAVLKNGLFALMPDANWNLVMDTALGGTYRTTKAFVRGMLRRRWGRIVNVSSLAAFSGSAGQTNYSAAKGALVAFTKSLAAEVGPFGVTVNAIAPGFVETEMISFLGKEAREDFLKRVPVQRFGRPEDIAPFVSFLCTDGAAYLTGQTVRIDGGFVG, translated from the coding sequence GTGACGGACGCCCCGCGCGCCCGCGTTGCGCTCGTGACCGGCGCCTCGAGGGGCATTGGCCGCGCCGTCGGCGAGCGCCTCGCGGCCGACGGGTACCACGCCGTCCTCACGTACCGCGCGGACGCCGCTGGCGCCGAGGCGGCCGTCGAGGCGATCCGCGCCGCGGGCGGCAGCGGGGAAGCCGTGAAGTGCGACGTGACGTCCGCCGCGGACATCACGGCGCTCGCGGACCGCCTCGACAAGGAACGCGAGGGGATCGACGTCCTCGTGAATAACGCGGCCGTCCTGAAGAACGGCCTCTTTGCTCTCATGCCGGACGCGAACTGGAACCTCGTGATGGACACGGCCCTCGGCGGGACGTACCGCACGACGAAGGCGTTCGTGCGCGGCATGCTGAGGCGACGCTGGGGGCGCATCGTGAACGTCTCGTCCCTCGCGGCCTTTTCGGGCAGCGCGGGCCAGACGAACTACTCGGCGGCCAAGGGCGCGCTCGTCGCGTTCACGAAGTCGCTCGCGGCCGAGGTCGGGCCGTTCGGCGTCACCGTCAACGCCATCGCCCCGGGCTTCGTCGAGACCGAGATGATCTCCTTCCTCGGGAAGGAAGCCCGCGAGGACTTCCTGAAGCGCGTCCCGGTCCAGCGCTTCGGCCGCCCGGAGGACATCGCGCCCTTCGTCTCGTTCCTGTGCACGGACGGCGCCGCTTACCTCACGGGGCAGACCGTCCGGATCGACGGCGGCTTCGTCGGCTGA
- a CDS encoding (2Fe-2S)-binding protein, with the protein MAKVTVDGKTVEVPNDANALEACRAAGVDIPHFCYHPALSIVGQCRMCMVEVEGVPKIQASCTVPVRDGMVIKASTEKALAARNATMEFLLINHPLDCPICDQAGECKLQDNAVAGGLPVSRTSEPRRQFPGYDRTEIGPHVIADMTRCIQCTRCIRFCQEITETGELTFIERGGHTIVWTHEGKALDNDLSGCAADVCPVGALTTKEFRFRKRVWWLDKTRSICDGCEIGCSLSIEHRDGVVYRYTPRVQPAVNDYWLCDYGRFRAEQLNELDFTKPEIRVAGGTERKRTNWGEALDAVKTAIEKAREEERAKEKISSSVRVLGSAFLTTEEAWLLATLCKDSLKVNAPEFTVDIGPRRRIRNKKDGWLYGTEAAPNSRGCEAAGLKRAKEDGTTPLSLLLSKKSSSSPSVLYITDAEFTEKANDPAFVSLLRQASVLIVHARKRNALTDAADIVLPVASLAGTEGTFVNAKGRVQRVDLAILAPPIVRTSLEIFLHLGAKYGAFDTQWTARDVFDRMKASVSGYAGLDWDSDDLVGNPPSISPAAAYDAIGLNKDADVEVFTRPSVAAPDRKP; encoded by the coding sequence ATGGCGAAAGTAACCGTCGACGGGAAGACCGTCGAAGTCCCGAACGACGCGAACGCCCTCGAGGCGTGTCGCGCCGCCGGCGTCGACATCCCCCACTTCTGCTACCACCCGGCGCTCTCGATCGTCGGCCAGTGCCGCATGTGCATGGTCGAGGTCGAGGGCGTGCCGAAGATCCAGGCCTCGTGCACGGTGCCCGTGCGCGACGGGATGGTCATCAAGGCCTCGACGGAGAAGGCCCTCGCGGCGCGCAACGCCACGATGGAGTTCCTCCTCATCAACCACCCGCTCGACTGCCCCATCTGCGACCAGGCCGGCGAGTGCAAGCTGCAGGACAACGCCGTCGCCGGCGGCCTGCCGGTCTCGCGCACGTCCGAGCCGCGCCGCCAGTTCCCGGGCTACGACCGCACGGAGATCGGCCCCCACGTGATCGCGGACATGACGCGCTGCATCCAGTGCACGCGCTGCATCCGCTTCTGCCAGGAGATCACCGAGACCGGCGAGCTCACGTTCATCGAGCGCGGCGGCCACACGATCGTCTGGACGCACGAGGGCAAGGCGCTCGACAACGACCTGTCGGGCTGCGCCGCGGACGTCTGCCCGGTCGGCGCGCTCACGACGAAGGAATTCCGGTTCCGCAAGCGCGTGTGGTGGCTCGACAAGACGCGCTCGATCTGCGACGGCTGCGAGATCGGCTGCAGCCTCTCGATCGAGCACCGGGACGGCGTCGTCTACCGCTACACGCCCCGCGTCCAGCCCGCCGTGAACGACTACTGGCTCTGCGACTACGGCCGCTTCCGCGCCGAGCAGCTCAACGAGCTCGACTTCACGAAGCCCGAGATCCGGGTCGCGGGAGGCACGGAGAGAAAGCGGACGAACTGGGGCGAGGCGCTCGACGCGGTGAAGACTGCGATCGAGAAGGCACGGGAAGAAGAGAGAGCCAAAGAGAAGATTTCTTCGAGTGTAAGAGTCCTCGGGTCCGCCTTCCTCACGACCGAGGAGGCCTGGCTTCTCGCCACGCTCTGCAAGGATTCTCTGAAGGTGAATGCACCCGAGTTCACCGTGGACATCGGGCCCAGGAGGCGCATCCGGAACAAGAAGGACGGCTGGCTCTACGGAACCGAGGCGGCCCCCAACAGCAGAGGCTGCGAAGCGGCCGGCCTGAAGCGCGCCAAAGAAGACGGGACGACGCCCCTGTCCCTCCTACTTTCAAAGAAATCTTCCTCTTCTCCTTCGGTTCTCTACATTACGGATGCCGAATTCACGGAGAAGGCGAACGACCCTGCTTTTGTTTCCCTCCTTCGGCAGGCGTCCGTCCTCATCGTCCACGCCCGCAAGCGCAACGCGCTGACCGACGCGGCGGACATCGTCCTGCCGGTCGCGTCGCTCGCCGGGACGGAGGGCACGTTCGTGAACGCAAAGGGCCGCGTGCAGCGCGTCGACCTCGCGATCCTCGCGCCGCCCATCGTCCGCACGAGCCTCGAGATCTTCCTGCACCTCGGCGCGAAATACGGCGCCTTCGACACGCAGTGGACCGCCCGCGACGTCTTCGACCGCATGAAGGCGTCCGTCTCCGGCTACGCCGGCCTCGACTGGGATTCCGACGACCTCGTCGGCAACCCGCCGTCCATCTCTCCCGCCGCCGCCTACGACGCCATCGGCCTGAACAAGGACGCCGACGTCGAGGTCTTCACGCGCCCGTCCGTCGCGGCGCCGGATCGCAAGCCGTGA
- the nuoK gene encoding NADH-quinone oxidoreductase subunit NuoK: MAVPPGAYLVVGTLLFAIGLAGALLKRNALSIFLSIELMMNAVNLLFLTYARMRGDMAGQMIVFFVIAIAAAEASIGLAIFVALFRARRTVDVDKIALLKW, from the coding sequence ATGGCCGTGCCCCCCGGCGCGTACCTCGTCGTCGGAACCCTGCTTTTCGCGATCGGCCTCGCCGGCGCGCTGCTCAAGCGAAACGCTCTCTCGATCTTCCTGTCGATCGAGCTGATGATGAACGCCGTCAACCTCCTGTTCCTCACGTACGCGCGCATGCGCGGCGACATGGCGGGACAGATGATCGTCTTCTTCGTGATCGCGATCGCGGCCGCCGAGGCCTCGATCGGGCTCGCGATCTTCGTCGCGCTCTTCCGCGCCCGCCGCACGGTGGACGTGGACAAGATCGCGCTGCTGAAGTGGTAG
- a CDS encoding PilZ domain-containing protein: MTPDSGTFPRDSGLFAKKKVLLAGPPAGLLRGGASVLSLAGYAVRVAESVEELEALVPEKIPDLVIFDASFPPDGGVGACRRLREKAHWRAVSMMLVVPAGMPHLEEALVPGINDFMLAPFPADELLDKASRLTLIPARREVNTIARVTSEGSLKLGKMLNVSSNGVLVEIETPIPIGRAVTLEFFLPDDPKPLRASGKVVRRTNDLDHFHPAFGIRFTEIGEVDQVRIDGYVAERERAGFRR, from the coding sequence GTGACCCCCGACTCCGGCACGTTCCCGCGCGATTCGGGCCTCTTCGCGAAGAAGAAAGTGCTTCTCGCGGGCCCGCCCGCGGGCCTCCTCCGGGGCGGAGCGTCGGTCCTCTCGCTCGCGGGCTACGCCGTGCGCGTCGCCGAGAGCGTCGAGGAGCTCGAGGCGCTCGTGCCCGAGAAGATCCCCGACCTCGTCATCTTCGACGCCTCGTTCCCTCCGGACGGCGGCGTCGGGGCCTGCCGGCGGCTGCGTGAGAAGGCGCACTGGCGCGCCGTCTCGATGATGCTCGTCGTGCCGGCCGGGATGCCGCACCTCGAGGAGGCGCTCGTCCCCGGCATCAACGACTTCATGCTCGCCCCGTTCCCGGCCGACGAGCTCCTCGACAAGGCGAGCCGCCTCACGCTCATCCCGGCCCGGCGCGAGGTCAACACGATCGCCCGCGTCACGAGCGAGGGCTCGCTGAAGCTCGGAAAGATGCTGAACGTTTCGTCCAACGGCGTCCTCGTCGAGATCGAGACGCCCATCCCGATCGGCCGCGCCGTCACGCTCGAGTTCTTCCTGCCCGACGACCCCAAGCCCCTGAGGGCCTCGGGCAAAGTGGTGAGGCGCACGAACGACCTCGATCATTTCCACCCCGCGTTCGGGATCCGCTTCACGGAGATCGGCGAGGTCGACCAGGTCCGCATCGACGGCTACGTCGCCGAGCGCGAGCGGGCCGGCTTCCGGCGCTAG
- the ndhC gene encoding NADH-quinone oxidoreductase subunit A, giving the protein MGSPLAFLPILMMLVGAMGVGALLLGLNYVLGRKVRTKRKLSPYESGMPLLDDSHKRISVKFFIVAMIFILFDVEAAFLYPWAVVFREGGMAVFVEMLVFVVVLFLGFGYLWKKGAFDWK; this is encoded by the coding sequence ATGGGCAGCCCGCTGGCCTTCCTTCCGATCCTGATGATGCTCGTGGGCGCCATGGGCGTCGGAGCCTTGCTCCTCGGCCTGAACTACGTCCTCGGCCGCAAAGTGAGGACGAAACGCAAGCTCTCCCCCTACGAGAGCGGCATGCCCCTCCTCGACGACAGCCACAAGCGGATCAGCGTGAAGTTCTTCATCGTCGCGATGATCTTCATCCTGTTCGACGTGGAGGCCGCGTTCCTCTACCCGTGGGCGGTCGTGTTCCGCGAGGGCGGCATGGCCGTCTTCGTGGAGATGCTCGTCTTCGTCGTCGTGCTCTTCCTCGGCTTCGGCTACCTCTGGAAGAAGGGCGCCTTCGATTGGAAATGA
- the nuoF gene encoding NADH-quinone oxidoreductase subunit NuoF has product MSGLDTIPPVLLARLGKPDSRAIDGYVADGGYASWKNVLAGAKSGEWTPAKLTDMVKASGLRGRGGAGFPCGLKWTFVPTKEKRGEKPVYLLCNADESEPGTFKDRLLIEQDPHQILEGMMLASFALDVKHAYIYIRGEMVHGAEYLNAAIAEAHAKGFLGTDILGSGVDLTITVHRGAGAYICGEETALIESLEGKRGHPRIKPPFPAVSGVWGCPTVVNNVETLCCVKHIVDRGADWFKGVGRNEKNTGPKLYAVSGHVEKPGVYEAPIGIPWEQLLAMAGGVRGGRKLKAVIPGGSSAPMLTAAEIAGIPMDFDGIAAAKSMFGSAAIIVMDETTDIPKAVTNIAKFYAHESCGQCTPCREGTPWLLKMLRRIVNGEGKKTDLDLLLQISNQMGNGMTICVFADAAIAPVISGITKFRGEFEAYIEKSTKPGFETAASSDITAAIADRTAAGMHS; this is encoded by the coding sequence ATGAGCGGACTCGACACGATTCCTCCCGTCCTTCTCGCCCGCCTCGGCAAGCCGGACTCGCGCGCGATCGACGGCTACGTCGCCGACGGCGGCTACGCCTCCTGGAAAAACGTCCTCGCCGGCGCGAAGTCCGGCGAGTGGACGCCCGCGAAGCTGACGGACATGGTCAAGGCCTCGGGCCTCCGCGGCCGCGGCGGCGCCGGCTTCCCGTGCGGCCTGAAGTGGACGTTCGTGCCGACGAAGGAGAAACGCGGCGAAAAGCCCGTCTACCTTCTCTGCAACGCGGACGAGTCCGAGCCCGGCACGTTCAAGGACCGGCTCCTGATCGAGCAGGACCCGCACCAGATCCTCGAGGGGATGATGCTCGCGAGCTTCGCCCTCGACGTGAAGCACGCGTACATCTACATCCGCGGCGAGATGGTCCACGGCGCCGAGTACCTCAACGCGGCGATCGCGGAGGCGCACGCGAAGGGCTTCCTCGGGACGGACATTCTCGGCTCCGGCGTCGACCTCACGATCACCGTCCACCGCGGCGCGGGCGCGTACATCTGCGGCGAAGAGACGGCGCTCATCGAGAGCCTCGAGGGCAAGCGTGGCCACCCGCGCATCAAGCCTCCCTTCCCCGCCGTGTCCGGCGTGTGGGGCTGCCCGACGGTCGTCAACAACGTCGAGACGCTCTGCTGCGTCAAGCACATCGTCGACCGCGGCGCGGACTGGTTCAAGGGCGTCGGGCGCAACGAGAAGAACACCGGGCCGAAGCTCTATGCCGTCTCGGGCCACGTCGAGAAACCCGGCGTCTACGAGGCTCCGATCGGGATCCCGTGGGAGCAGCTCCTCGCGATGGCGGGCGGCGTGCGCGGCGGGCGGAAACTGAAAGCCGTCATCCCCGGCGGCTCGTCGGCGCCGATGCTCACGGCCGCCGAGATCGCGGGAATCCCGATGGACTTCGACGGCATCGCGGCCGCGAAGTCGATGTTCGGGTCGGCCGCCATCATCGTGATGGACGAGACGACCGACATCCCGAAGGCCGTCACGAACATCGCGAAGTTCTACGCGCACGAGTCCTGCGGCCAGTGCACGCCCTGCCGCGAGGGCACGCCGTGGCTCCTCAAGATGCTCCGGCGCATCGTGAACGGCGAGGGCAAGAAGACCGACCTCGACCTCCTCCTCCAGATCTCGAACCAGATGGGCAACGGCATGACGATCTGCGTCTTCGCCGACGCCGCCATCGCGCCGGTGATCTCGGGAATCACGAAGTTCCGCGGAGAGTTCGAGGCGTACATCGAGAAATCGACAAAGCCGGGATTCGAAACCGCCGCCTCTTCCGACATCACCGCGGCCATCGCGGACCGCACGGCCGCAGGAATGCATTCCTGA
- a CDS encoding ACP S-malonyltransferase: MTAARVSGEGHAFHGATFGALFPGQLSEKPGMGEALAARFEYVSSLFEEISLRSGISIGATFFGAGSDSLHDDKPAQVGVFAASLAALEVLRREHGLVPDASCGYSLGTYAAFVAAGCLSREAALDVLLEAERLLSEARASGDADGTMGFVIGLGRPDVEAALAGVCPDLSRLAIATENAAAQFVLTGERDLVEEALDLLRPRALKAEMLSIGFPMHSRSLESVTERLKNFLEGGVRVGQPRAALYAPMLGRRVADGAEAAYVLSKQISLPSLFSPTLSSMRAAGIHRFAEVGPGDVLTRLVRWTLRDAIVARPSLERPEDVHVFAATVVPAGPHRVPAPVIP, encoded by the coding sequence ATGACCGCGGCTCGCGTTTCCGGGGAGGGCCACGCCTTCCACGGCGCCACGTTCGGCGCGCTGTTCCCCGGCCAGCTCAGCGAGAAGCCGGGGATGGGCGAGGCGCTGGCGGCGCGCTTTGAATATGTCTCTTCACTATTCGAAGAGATCTCTCTTCGGTCCGGAATCTCCATCGGCGCGACGTTCTTCGGCGCGGGGTCCGACTCACTTCACGACGACAAGCCCGCCCAGGTCGGCGTCTTCGCCGCTTCCCTGGCTGCGCTCGAGGTCCTTCGGCGCGAGCACGGTCTCGTGCCGGATGCGTCCTGCGGGTACAGCCTCGGAACGTACGCGGCGTTCGTCGCCGCCGGCTGCCTCTCGCGCGAGGCGGCCCTCGACGTCCTGCTCGAAGCCGAGCGGCTCCTGTCCGAGGCGCGCGCGAGCGGCGACGCGGACGGGACGATGGGCTTCGTGATCGGCCTCGGGCGGCCCGATGTCGAGGCGGCCCTCGCGGGCGTCTGCCCGGACCTCTCCCGGCTCGCCATCGCGACGGAGAACGCGGCGGCGCAGTTCGTCCTGACGGGGGAGCGGGATCTGGTCGAAGAGGCCCTCGACCTCCTGCGGCCGCGGGCGCTGAAAGCGGAAATGCTCAGCATCGGCTTCCCGATGCACTCGAGAAGCCTCGAATCCGTAACCGAGAGATTGAAGAACTTCTTAGAAGGTGGTGTGAGGGTGGGGCAGCCCCGCGCTGCTCTCTATGCCCCCATGCTGGGGCGGCGGGTGGCCGACGGCGCGGAGGCTGCATATGTTCTTTCTAAGCAAATCTCTCTTCCATCTCTGTTTTCTCCGACTCTTTCGTCGATGAGGGCGGCCGGCATCCACCGCTTCGCCGAAGTCGGCCCCGGTGACGTGCTGACGCGTCTCGTCCGCTGGACGCTGCGCGACGCGATCGTCGCGCGGCCGTCGCTCGAGCGGCCGGAGGACGTGCACGTCTTCGCCGCCACCGTCGTGCCTGCCGGCCCGCATCGGGTGCCGGCCCCGGTGATCCCGTGA
- a CDS encoding polysaccharide deacetylase family protein, with translation MPVSPILTVDVEDWFHVCGHAAYSDPATWAAREKRVHVGTDRILDILAGTASRATFFVLGWVARQSPALVKRIAAAGHEIGCHGDTHRRVFEITPAEFRDEIRRSRDTLQEIVGKPVTAFRAPEWSMLKADNPALAVLVEEGFTVDSSLTTAPPVGDPANPARPTVLETPAGPILEVPPLMGTFFGQRALWGGGVCSRLTRESRVEEAIEQSLSAGIPPVLYAHPWEFDPEHPEMPGLSTVQRLVHFAGRGRTEARWGRWLKRWTFAPISSARVEEEEKKEKISLKVKREERRGAAA, from the coding sequence GTGCCCGTCTCCCCGATCCTGACCGTCGACGTGGAGGACTGGTTCCACGTGTGCGGGCACGCCGCCTACTCCGACCCCGCGACGTGGGCCGCGCGCGAGAAGCGCGTGCACGTCGGGACGGACCGGATCCTCGACATTCTCGCCGGGACGGCGTCGAGGGCGACGTTCTTCGTCCTCGGCTGGGTGGCCCGCCAGAGCCCGGCGCTCGTGAAGCGGATCGCCGCGGCCGGGCACGAGATCGGCTGCCACGGCGACACGCACCGCCGCGTCTTCGAGATAACGCCCGCGGAGTTTCGCGACGAGATCCGGCGGAGCCGCGACACGCTCCAGGAGATCGTCGGCAAGCCCGTCACCGCCTTCCGCGCCCCGGAGTGGTCGATGCTGAAGGCCGACAATCCGGCGCTCGCCGTCCTCGTCGAGGAAGGCTTCACGGTCGACTCGTCCCTGACGACGGCGCCGCCCGTCGGAGACCCGGCGAACCCGGCGCGCCCGACGGTTCTCGAGACGCCCGCAGGGCCCATCCTCGAAGTCCCACCCCTGATGGGGACGTTCTTCGGGCAGCGCGCGCTGTGGGGCGGCGGCGTGTGCTCGCGTCTGACGCGCGAGAGCCGCGTCGAGGAGGCGATCGAGCAGTCGCTTTCGGCGGGGATTCCGCCCGTCCTCTACGCGCATCCGTGGGAATTCGACCCCGAGCATCCGGAGATGCCGGGCCTCTCGACCGTCCAGCGCCTCGTCCACTTCGCCGGGCGCGGGCGGACGGAAGCGCGCTGGGGGCGCTGGCTGAAGCGTTGGACGTTCGCGCCCATCTCGTCCGCGAGAGTCGAAGAGGAAGAAAAGAAAGAAAAGATTTCTTTGAAAGTGAAGAGAGAAGAGAGAAGAGGAGCCGCCGCATGA